TTTCTTGACTCCAGCCCACTCAGCTACGAACTATGCTTAGCTGAAGCAAAGGTCGTGGGAGCATTTGGGTTGGCCTAGTTATCGCTCGAATGCTTTTGGCCAAGCGTCAAAGCTCTGGACTCCACATCAGGCGTATTTGTCGCTAGGTAAGGCCATTGCTTTGAGGTGTAACAACTACCGATCTTTGTTTCTACATGAAATTGAGACATTAAATCATAGAAGGCAGCGACTGATGAAGCGAGGCCCAAAAATAAGAGAGTAGTTTTTACTCTGACCCTACTGAGTGTTGCCGTTTTATTTATTATAGCGACATTTTTAGTCAGTAGGCCCGAGCCCAGTAATAAGTAATCATAATTATACCTGCTATGGCATTACCCACTAACGCCTGCACGGCTATAGAATCTCAAAATAATTAGCCATGCTATTTTATTACACACAAACAAGATAAATCACCGCCTCCCTATTATGACAAGATTTATTAGGTGGCTATTATGAAGCAGATTAGGCTTTTATTACTCTATTTTTACCTTCTGACTTTGCTTGATATAAAGCGCTATCAACTCGCTTAAAAATATCATCGATATGGTCATCATTCTTAATTGAGGTAACACCAAAGCTTGCCGTAACGGGGAAATCAACCAAGCTCTGTAATGACTCACAGCTTTCGATAACAGACCTTAACTTCTCCGCAATTAAGCTAGCATTATCGACATTGGTATCTGCCAACATAATAATGAACTCTTCTCCGCCCCAACGAGCTACAAAATCACTACTACGCACTGTTGCGTTTAATAATTTCGCCAATTTCTTTAACACCTTATCGCCAACATCATGCCCTTTAGAGTCATTGATATTTTTAAAGTTATCTACATCAAGAAAAACAATAGACAAAGGAGATTTATTACGTTTAATAAGCAGTAAAAAATACTCCAACTTGTCATTGAAGGTTCTACGATTTGGCAGACCAGTTAAAACATCATTATTAGCCAAGTCATTTAAACGTCTGTGCATTTTTCTAACGTAAACCAAAACAATAATTGTAATAATTAATGTAAGAAGAAGCGTGACAGCAATATTAAAATAAAAGGTTTCTTCTAGCTTTGAGGTAAAATCATCTATTTTTGCTTCAACGATCAAATACAAATCTAACTCTGGTATGTATTTTCTATTCAACAAATACATATCATTATTCTTTGTGTATTCATATATCTGGCTACCATTACTAACAAAACTCAGCCCTAGCTGCTTTAAATCAGGCATTTTATCGAGATAGCTAGGTGAGTTTTCACGTTTTTCAGAAATAATAAGTTGACCAACATCATCAACAAAATAGACATTGAACTTATAATCCTGCCTGAAACGTTTGAGCATGTCGTCTATATACGAAGTCTTTAAACCAACTCCTATCACACCTAGAAGATGAAAGTCTTCATCGAATATTTTGTGATTGATAAACATAAATAAAGACGTACCCATAAACTCATTATGATCGATATTAATCTCATTGACTTCTGGGATGTTTTTAAAATCGAAATACCAAGCATTATTTGGATTATCCGATTTTATTTTTTCAATTAAACCTTTTGCCGTGTAGTAATTCATGGTTTTTTCAGAGACAAGAAAGGTAGTCGACATTTTATACTTGTTTTGAATGGTATCTAGATACCTAGCAATTTTGTCGGTTTCGCCCTCCTCATGGGACAGCCAGTCCTTCATAAAGGTGTCATTCGCCATCATCGATGAAATAAGATTAGGCTCAATAATTTGCTTTTGAATAACGGTGTAAATATTATCGACCGTTAAAGGCAGAGAGCTATCTTTTAACTGTGAGCGGATATTTTCTACCGACACAAAGTAATTAACCACTGTCAAACTAGTCGACAGCGTAAAAAGTAACCCTGTAATAATAAAGACGATACGGTAATCGAAACGCATAATTTATTTCATCTACGAGCAACAGTTATAAACATAACGTTGCATTCACTAATTAATCGGCTAAAAAAACGTTAAGCATCTGGTTCACCAAGGCAAAACCCAAATACCTACTTTATGTAGAAATCTATATATGGCCATCCATTCAAGCCCCATACCGCAACAATATAGGCATGGTAAATACACAGCATGCCCCCAATTTTAAAGAGTCTATGGCTGTAAATCCATTAATTACAACCAATCTCACACATAATGCTGTACTTAATTTGACCAGTTGATTTGCTGTAGCTTTAACGCCAACCAGTCAGCACTGACGTTATCTTGTAATATCTTGTAATAGTAACATTTAGGGAACATTTAGGGTCAGAGTAAAAACGCTCAACATGGTTTTTGTTCATGGTTGATACCCGCCCTCAGCTTTAAGAGACCAGTAAACAACATCCATTTGTTCAAGAAAGAACGATATGGCACGGCTTGGACGATATAGCCCTGTAGGCATACCTCAGCATGTTATACAGCGGGGCAATAATAGGCAGGTTTGTTTTGCGACTGAGGAGAAGGTGGCAGCTTATGCACATTGGTTGTTTGAAGGGCGATTCAAATCTGCGCTGTTGAGCAAGATGACTATTATCTAATTGACCAACGCCATATTGAACTAAACCCTGTTAGGGCGGGAATGGTTGCTGACCCGGCAGATTATAGTTGGTCTAGTTATCGCTCGAATGCTTTTGGCCAAGTGTCAAAACTCTGGACTCCACATCAGGCGTATTTGTCACTAGGTAAGGCCATTGCTTTGAGGTGTAACAACTACCGATCTTTGTTTCTAGATGAGATTGCTGGTAATTTACTCAACGACATACGGCGATCTGCGAATAAGGGATTGGCCCTTGGTTCAGAAAAATTTAAGGATGAAATTTAGGCCTTAGGTCATAGAAGGCAGCGACGGATCAAGCGAGTCCCAAAAATCCGAGAGTAGTTTTTACTCTGCCCCTACTGAGTGCACACTTAACCTTCCACAGACTGATGGAGAAACACAATGGCACATCTTAAACCGCTTGAATATTGTGATATTGAAGATCAAGACGTTCGACAATCAATCGAAAAGTATGAAGAACTGCGAGGCTTCGTACCCAACAGTATTCGGACTATGGCACGTCGACCTGAGATAGTTAAAGCCTTTATGGCTCTTAACCAAGCAGTGCTATATGACGGCACGGTGCCCGAAGCAACTAAAATGCTCGTTAGCCTGGCTACCAGTTTATCGTCAGGCTGTTTGTACTGTCAGTCACACATGACGAATCTGTCATCAATTTACAATGTTTCAGATGAAAAGATTGCCGATTTACTTAACTATCAAGAGAGTGAGAAATTTAGCGCCGCAGAAAAAGCGGCGTTGACGATTGCATTTAAAGCGGCAGGCGTGCCTAACGAAGTTGAAGAAGCTGACTTTACGATACTAAAACAACATTATGACGACGGCCAAATTGTAGAAATCGTAGCAACAATAGGCTTGTTCGGTTACTTAAATCGTTGGAACGACACCATGGCTACACAAATTGAAATGGTCCCAAGCAACACCACAAAGCGCATCCTCACGGATTGGCAAGAAGGCAAGCACGCTTAGACACCGGCGAGTTAGCATATCTGCCTAGTCAGGCGGTTAATCACAGCTTGCTTAGTGCTAACGGCGACTTTGTTTTAGCAACTACCAAAATCGTCATAAGCTTATAAAATGTGGTTCTTAGACAATTATGTAATAAGCAAATATGATGGCCGCCATTAATAGCCGATGAACATAGCATCGGTATTCATTGTGGGGGTTATCGTGAAAGTGATTAACAAAAAATTATTGGCGGCCGCTGTTTTGGCGACACTGCCTTTGTCTGCCTTTGCCACTAACGGCTATTTTCAGCATGGCTATGGCATCATCGCACAAGGCATGGGTGGCGCCGCAACGGCTATGACTAAAGATGCCATGGGTGGCGCTAATAACCCTGCATCTATGGTTTGGGTAGGCAATCGCATAGATCTAGGAGTCACAGTTTTCAGCCCTAAGCGTGAAGCTGAGCGCAGGGACAACGCCATGGGGCTAAATGGTTCTAGCGAGAGCGGCAAGAACTACTTTTTACTGCCCGGTTTTGGCTATAACCGCCTGGTAAATGAAAAGGTCTCACTCGGTGTCACGGTTTACGGTAATGGTGGCATGGATACGCACTATGCAAGCGGTACGCTGTTCGGCGGAAACGCTAACTTGTTGGCTGGCCAAGGGCGACTGGGAGTGAATCTCGAGCAAATCGTGTTTGCTCCGACTGTTGCCTTCAAACTGGGTGAGCATCATTCCATAGGGGTATCACCGCTGCTGACCTACCAGCGCTTTAAAGCCTATGGCCTAAGTGCATTCAAGGGCATGTCGGCTAGCCCCAACAATGTTACTGATAAGGGGCGTGATGATTCTACTGGTGTCGGTGTACGCATCGGCTGGCTGAGCAAGATAAACGATAGCGTTAGCCTGGGGGCAAGTTATTCCCCACAAACACGGATGAGCAAGTTTAATGATTATAAAGGCTTGTTTGCTCAGCAGGGGCGCTTTGATCTGCCTGAGAACTACAGCCTAGGGCTAGCTGTTGCTGTTACGGACACACTGAGCTTCGCCTTCGATTATCAGCGTATCAACTATTCCAATGTTCGTGCGGTGGGTAATGCCAGTTCCATTCTCGCGCCTTTGGGCTCCGATAACGGCCCTGGTTTCGGCTGGCATGATATCAATATCTACAAGGCCGGCGTCGAGTACGCCGTTGATACACAATTAACTCTGCGTGCCGGTTACAGCCACAGTGATAACCCGATTCATGCCGATGATGTGACGTTCAATATTTTAGCGCCTGGCGTCATAGAGGATCACGCTACGCTGGGGGCGAGCTGGAGCTACGACAATAACAGTGAGTTAAGCGTGGCTTATACCCATGCGTTTTCTAACAGTGTATCGGGTACTTCCATATTCGGTGGTACAGAAACCATCAAGATGTATCAAAACTCAGTAGGCATCTCTTATGGTTTGCGCTTCTGAAGCCCTACTCTTTGGCGTAGAATAGATCAGACACTTGCAAACAATGTAGAGGCAGCATGACTATAACCACTTTTACCCCTTGGACTGGCCTCCTTGGCGGCATACTCATAGGCCTTGCCGCAGTAGCTTGGCTATGGCTTTACGGACGTGTTACCGGCATCAGCGGCATACTGGGTGGTTTAACGCTTGATCGACAACCCGGTGAGCGCAGCTGGCGTGGCTGGTATTTGCTGGGGCTCATTGTGGGCGCCGTCATTTACCAATGGCTGGCATCAGCAGGCCTGCCGGGCGAGCATTACCAAGTCGATTTGCAGGTGGGTTGGCCGTTAACCATTGTGGCGGGTCTATTAGTAGGCTTTGGTACTCGCATGGGTAACGGCTGCACCTCAGGGCACGGTGTTTGCGGGCTGGCAAACACCTCTGTTCGATCGTTGGCAGCAACAGCTACTTTTATGGCCACCGGCTTCCTTACCGTTTTTATCGTCCGCCATGTTGTGGGAGCATAATATGAAACACAAACTTCCCCATGCGTTTATTGCTCTGTTAGCGGGTAGCCTATTTGGCCTTGGCTTGGGTGTATCTGGCATGATTAGCCCGGCCAAGGTACTCAACTTTTTAGATTTAGCCGGTCATTGGGACCCGTCTTTGGCCTTTGTCATGGGCGGCGCTGTGCTGGTGGCTTTTCCCGCCTTTCAATTGGCCAAGCGTGGTAATCGTCAGCCGCTGCTAAGTGACGGCTTTCAATTGCCCAGCCGTAAAGACATCGATGGCCGTCTGTTGGGCGGCGCTGCCATTTTCGGTATAGGCTGGGGGCTGGGCGGCCTCTGTCCGGGGCCGGCGATTGCCGCTCTCTCTAGTTTACAGTGGCCGATAGTGGGTTTTATTTTGGCCATGATTGCAGGGCAATGGCTGGCTGACCGCTGCAGCTAAAGCGTTGTTATCCTTTTTTGCGAATTTTGTGAAAGTCGATCACCAGCCATAACGCCTGCTTGGTGAAAAACTTTCCTCTTCGCAAGTCGTTATGCCCCTTGTTCACACCATTGAGTAAATCTAAGTCATTAACTACTTTATGCATAATAATGATAAATAATAGGTTGTTCATATGACGCGTTTACTGGCTTTAATTCTTGCCTATTTTTTCTTGGCTTTGGCGATAGTAGGCGTATTTCTCCCGGGTTTACCCACGGTTCCTTTTTTGCTTTTAACAGCGTGGTTTGCCGCTAGAGGTTCTGACCGTTTACATGGTTGGCTATACGCACATCCACATTTAGGTAAGTTACTTATTGATTGGGAGCAACAAGGGGCGGTGTCGCGCACCAGTAAAGTAATCGCCGTATTGATGCTGATTATTAGCTGGGCTGTAATGCTTAATCGTTTAGATAATATTTGGCTACTAACAGCTATCGCCATTTTATTTATTACCATAGCGATGTATTTAATCAGTAGGCCAGAGCCCCATAAAGCGGGGTAGTTTATATGCCTGAAGAATATTTATACTATTTCAAAAAAACGCGAAAACAACGATCTGCGCTGTTTATTAGAATGGGCGTGGCTGCTTTAGGCTATATAGCCGCACTTTATTGGGTTGAATATTACACGGACTTTACTGTACCTGAGGATTTTCACACTATAGCTGTTATCGCATTCTCATTAGCATCCCTCATCTTATTTTATATTGCATGGTGACATATCAAGCACCCAGCAACCTATGAGGCATACATTACCAGTAAAGAACTTTCAGTAAGCTACCCCGAATCTCTGTCATGGTCTTTCAAGGTGAACGTTGCAGATATTAAACGTATTGAACATAGACAAACCCATGCTAGCGGTGGGAAATCTATTGTAAGGACAGGGGCGCTGATGAAAAACAGGGATTTTCATCAGATAAGTATGAACTATGGCAACAACGTTAATGAGATGTTTAAAGTTCTTCAGTCTATTAATCCAGAAATAACCTTCCCTAAAACCATCAAAACAACTTTTCATCTGTTTGGTAAAAAATAAAGTAATACCTAACAGCTGCTTAAACAACATAGTTGCCAACAGACAAGACCTACCGGATGCGTTAAAGCCCGCTATTTAGCCACCCGTTCGCTACTGAGGTGCTTAGTCTGTTAAACCAGCTCACGCTTCTCACGTCGGGCAGCTCGAATGTCTTTCACTGTGGCCACGCCAATAACCGCCAGCACGGCCAGCGACACCAACGGCCAGATAAGTACATATAACGCCAATATAAATGTTTCCATATTTATTCCTCTTTCCTAGTTGCTGCGCAAGCAGCGCAGCAACGGATGGATTGAATGCAACTCAAGCCTGAACGGCCGGTTTAACCGGGTCGTAGTTAATGACTTGCTGATCGATCTGGGAGAAGTCAAATTTGCTAGAACTCAGCAGGCTAACAACAACGCAGACTATGGTGCTGACACCATAAGCCATTAACGATGCCAGCAACACGGTGTAGTCCCGCAGAAACCCGACGCAAAAAATCGCCAAACCTATAGCACCGAGCGCGCCGATAATTAGCCCTACACGGCGCCCGCAAAAACCAAATGCCATTAAGCCCAGCACTACCCCGCCGCCTACGGCTGCCAGTAACTCGAACAGTACCGGGATTACGCTAACCATTGGCAGCAGCTCAAAACGGGCGATGCAAAACATCACCAGCCCGGTAACAACCGATGAGGTGAAGGCTGCGTTGGTGACTCGATTCCAGAAACAGCTGGCGATTACCGGGAAAACAATCGCACCCCAGAGTGCGCCAACAAAGACTAGTAAGATCAATATATCCATTGAAAAGCTGGCGAGAATCACCCCGATCAGCGTTGCAACTATCATGGTTAGCCTACCAATGAACAGCATTTTGGTGGGGTCAGGTTTGTTTTTGGCAATATTCTTGCCATACACATCGGCCATCACAATCGCCGACATGGCGGAAAGATCCGAGTCGGCGGTTGAGGAAAGTGAACCAATAACCAAAATAAAGAACATCCCAATAAACACCGGGGATAGGTACATTGAAACCATTTGTGGTATCAAGTTGTTCATGTCGCCATCAATAGGCTCCATGCCGGTCATCAGGGCCATCAAGCCAATCATACCCAAGCCAATAACAATGGCGCCGTAGCCAATAGTAGCGGTGATAAAGGTCGGTTTGATATGGTCTTCACGCACGGCGAATAGACGCTGGGAGATGGTTTGGTTGCCTATGGCATAAGCCAGCACCGCAACAAAGAAAGGCGCACCCTGATTGAGGATGGCGTCCATAGAGAATAAATTCGCCTGCTCTGGCGTGAGCAGGCTCATGCCGTCCGCTAGTGTTTGTGGCCCGCCTAGCGAGAATAGCACTGCAGGAATAATCAGAATCGCAACTGCCATCATGGCCATTAGCTGGGCAAAGTCCGTGAGTACCGAGGCGCGAAAGCCCGACCACAACGTGTAGGACAACACACCGACCCCAGCAACTATTACCCCAGTTTGAAAGGACAAGGGCGACAGTACTGAGACCAATGCACCTGAAGCGGTGAAGTTGACCATCAGGCTAATGATACTGCCCAAAATATTGGACGATGCGAGTATCAACTGGCTGGATGAGCCATGCCGGGCATGGATAAGCTCACCTAGGGTGTGCGCATTGGGTGCCAGCTCACGGAAGCGGCGACCAAAGGGATAAATAAATAAAATCATCAGCGCGCCCCACAAGCCGTAATGCAAGGGGCCGGAAATACCGTAGGTATAACCCGAGGTGGCGGCACCATAGAACGAGGCTGCCCATATCCAGGTAGCTGTCATACTGGCGGCACCGAGACCAAAGCCGATCTGATGATTGGACACCATGAAGGCGTCAGTATTTTCCTTTTTCTTCTTGATCAGCAAGGTTAAAAGATAAGTGCCGCCGTAAAAGGCGACCAGTAAAACGATGACTGTTAACGTCGAGAACTGATAGAAACTTTCTTCGTTCATTGAATACCTATAGGCTTTGCAGCCCGATCATTCTTTACAGCAACCAGTATTCCATGTGCGAAGCGGCCACTAAAAGACGTAAAAAACAGTACATCTTTCTAGATATATCTGTAGTGAGATGACGACCGCGATTGGCGGCCTATATACTAAAAATGCAAGAGTTCGGCGTTGCAAACGCCGTGGTAACAGCGGACCAGATTAACGTACACCGTGAATAGTAATAATGCACTGGCACGGCTGATCCGGTGGTGTACCCTACACTTTCAAGCTAGTTCCGTCCACACATGCCCCCAATAGGCCCGGCATGCGTACATAAAAATAAGTACTCTGTATTGCTGCAAATTCGTTAAATAATGCTATTTATTAAGTCACTGAATGGCTTATGTCGTTATACTAAAAAACAAACTACTAGAAAAATATATGTTAATAATATCTGCCACAGCTACGCTATTCATTGTGATAGCCACTGCACTACCGCTGCTGAAACACACCCATTGGCTAGTCAGGGGGATGGATTTTCCGCGCCTACAAATTGCGTCAATTGCTATGGGCGTGCTTATTGTTGAGTTTATTTTTCTCGACCTGCAAAGGCCTATCACTGGGTTGCTAATCGCTACCACAGCCTTATGCTTTTTTTGGCAGCTATGGTGGATATTACCTTATACCCTGATCTGGCCTAAGGAGGTTAAAGCCACCAACGCTCTTGACCCTAACAGCCAGCTTAGCGTCATCACTGCCAACGTACTGAAAACAAATCGCAATAGTGATGCGCTAATTGATATTGTTGCAGCCTATAAGCCCGATATTCTGGTAACTTTAGAATCAGATACGTGGTGGCAAAACAGGCTTAAGGTATTGGAAGCTGATATGCCTTACAGCGTTAAGTGCCCGCTGGATAATCTCTACGGCATGCACGTTTATTCTAGGCTGCCTTTTAGCGAAGAAAAAATATCTTATCTGGTTGAAAAGGATATTCCATCCATACATTTAGCGCTGGAGCTACGCACAGGTGATAAAGTGCGTATGCATTTTGTCCATCCGGCACCACCCAGCCCAACTGAAAACGCTGAATCGACAGAGCGAGATGCTGAGTTGATTACCATTGCTAGAAGTATCGCGGAAACCGCACAAGCCGTTATCGTAACGGGCGATCTCAATGATGTTGCTTGGTCCGCCACCACCAGACTTTTTCGTAAAATTAGCGGCCTACTTGACCCTCGCGTAGGTCGCGGTATGTTTAATACTTTTCATGCAGCTTATCCTTTTTTGCGCTGGCCATTGGATCATATCTTTCACAGCTCGCACTTTACGGTAAAAAATATACAGCGGCTGCCATCAATGGGCTCCGATCATTTCCCATTATTTACCCTGCTTGTGTTTAACCCTGCAGTGGAAGGAAGTCAAAAAGGATTAACCGCTAATCACGTGGATCATGCTCAGGCTAAAACTGTCTCTGAAGAAAAAGGCGCACGTAAGCAAGATGTGCCAACGCCAAATAAATAAAACCCCTTGAAATTTTATTGCTTAAACTGAGATTATATATGTGCTGCAACCATGTCTCGCAATCGCATATCGCCAGATAGCAAAACACCAACAATTACCTACTGTTAAAAATTTCTGCAAGCGCATCATTCTGGGCGGCTCTGCCCTTAAAGGTTTTCCAACAAACCAGGACGGCGCTTATATAAAACTGCTCTTGCCTGATAATCACCAGCATTCAGCGGCGACACGAACATACACTGTTCGCAACTACCGAGAAGCCATTAATGAGCTAGATGTCGATTTTGTGCTGCACGGCGACGGCGGGCCGGCTTCAGCCTGGGCTGGAAGGTAACCCTTCAATTTGGGCTGCTTGTGAATTTAGCGAAATGCGTGCTCTGCGCCGCTATTTTAAACAGCAGAAAGAGGTAGCGAAAAAAGCACTTTATGTCTCCAGTTACTGGAAACGCGGGCTGAGTGAAGAGCTGCATAAAAAGGTGAAGCGCACAGGCGCCGAATCATCTGGCTGAGCGCCGTGTTAAGCAATAACCGTAATCGACCTCTAGCAACTACACCTAACAGCTACACCGGGATTATCTATTAAGTAGATAATAATCAATATTTAGAACGTAGAGCTAACCGTGAGAGTGATGCTAAAGGGCTACCCGCTACATGCAATGCCGCTGTTATCTGCAGCTTCGAGTAGATATTTCATCTTAACGGCACCCATAACGCTTTGCATAATACATGCGCACAAAGCAAAAATAACAATATACTCACTGCTTGTTACCCTAGGTATAGCGGCCTATTAACCCTAAGCAGACTCCTAATCTATAGGCTATGCTTAACAAATGGCTTATATGAAATAGATATTGCCTAAATAGTAAGCATCTGTGGTATCGTTGGGTACGCTAAGATGAAAGGCCAAAAACGTGTATAATAGCGGCGATATGTTGTTGTATACCCGCCACATGTCTTTCTCCAAGATTTTAGCTTTATATTCGAACTGGTGAATTCGGATGTAATTTTTATATTTCACCAACAATTATGAGTAAAGAAGATGAGTAAAGGTACAGTTAAGTGGTTCAATGCCGATAAAGGTTTCGGTTTTATTACACCTGAAGATGGCAGCAAAGATTTGTTTGTCCACCATTCAGAAATTCAAGCTGGCGGCGGTTACGCAACATTGAATGATGGCCAAGCTGTTGAATTTGAAGTTGGCCAAGGTCAAAAAGGCCCATGTGCTAATAAAGTGGTTCCAATTTAAGCTCCGGAACATTACTAACAAAGGCAGTCGGGCGGTTTTTCGTCCGCTGCCTTTGATTTTAAGCTAGCCCCCCCTCCTCATCTCTACCGAGATTCGCTTGCTGATACTCAGCAGCACTTGCAACATATCATAAAAAAATAGTCCTATTGGCGAACAGGGTAATTCGTTGATGCAGTCACACCTATTGGTTTTTAAACATAAGTAACGACGAGATGAATACCTCAACTGTAGGCGTTATTGGCACGTCAAGAAAAGAGGATGAACGACGCTAGCTTATCCATCCTGAGCATTTGCTACGTATTCCTGAAGCGCTACGCCACCAACTCATATTTGAGCAAGGTTACGGCCTCCCCTTTGGTATCACCGATTCGGAAATTGCGGCCCTGACCGGCGGTATTGCCACCCGCCACGCGTTACTGGCCGATATAGGCATGGTTTTATGGCCAAACCCGTATTAGCTGATTTACATCAGCCGTGGTGCCATATACGCGTCCAAGGCCCATGGGCTTCTTTTTTGCCAAACCCACTACCTTCAAGCACCCTATGCTCACCTATGATCACCTATGAAACCACCGATTACTACGCCGTGGATCATGCCCCTAGCTATTTTTAGGAAAGCGTCACACGGTCAATTTCTGCGGCGTTCATTGTAAATTTACCGACGGTACTAGCGGGCCGTGATAGCTGGCATGAAGATGACACTATTCGACAGGCTATCAAGATTAAAGATGGTGTAATTCAAAACACCGCTATACTGTCATTTCAAAATCGTGCAGCGACTTACCCCCATCAGTTGGTAGGCCCAACGGATATTATCCCCCCTAAGCATGTTGCATGATCACTATCAGCCGCCACTAGGGCTTGTGGCTGAAACCTCTATTAGAGATTAACCAACGGTAGCCATATGAAAAAAGTATTCGTCGTTGGCGCCAGTGGCGCTACCGGTAAGCTACTCGTTGCGGACTTACTGCAACAAGGCTTGCAGGTTGTGGCTATCGTCCGCCCTTGCAGCTCTTTAATCAGCGCCGTTGAAAATCATGCTAACTATTGTGAAATACCCGCCAGTATTACCGAGCTATCAGAGCAACAATTGCTTAGCCACCTTAACGGTTGTGATGCGGTATTTTCCTGCTTAGGCCACAACTTAACGCTCAGAGGTATATTTGGCGAGCCACGGCGCCTAGTCACCGACACGATCAAAAAAGTGTCTCGTGCTATTGAATCCTTAGCGCCAGCTACGCAGCTTAAAATTATCCTGATGAGCAGTTCAGGGAATAGTAATCGTGACATCCCCGAAAATCCTCCGCTATCGCAGAAGCTTGTTATCGCAGTGTTACGTGTATTGCTTCCCCCTCATGTTGATAACGAGCAAGCGGCTGATTTTTTACGGATCAGTATTGGCCAGAATCATCCGTATATAGCTTGGGCAGCAGTAAGGCCTGACAACCTTTGCGATGAAGTAGCGGTGTCTGCTTATAGCATTCACGCCTCCCCAACCAAAAACGCCATTTTTGATTCAGCGCCCACCAGCCGTATTAACGTCGCCAACTTCATGGCTAACTTAGCCACTAACACTGATTTATGGGCAGCATGGAAAGGCAAGATGCCCGTAATTTACAATGATGTATAAAAATGAGGCCGCATCGTCATGAGAGGACAATTATTTAAGCTCTGGGACCGCATTCGCTCCAGTTTCTGGTTTATTCCAGCGCTGATGGCCGCTGCCGCAGTGGCGCTGGCCTGCTTGAGCGTCATCATAGACGAGCCAATAACTCAGTGGCTGGCGCTCCATTTTAGCTGGACCTTCACCGGTGGCGCAGAAGGGGCTAGCGCCGTACTAGGCGTTATCGCCGGATCGATGATTACCATCGGTGGCGTAGTTTTCTCAATGACGCTGGTCACCCTCTCCTTAGCCTCATCACAATTGGGCCCTCGCCTACTGCGCAGCTTTATGCGCGATACCACCACACAGCTTGTGCTTGGCACGTTCATCTCCACCTTTTTATACTGCCTGATTGTCCTCCGCACCATCCGCCACGGGGAGGATATCCTTTTCGTACCTCACCTATCGGTCACCCTAGGCGTGCTACTCGCGGTGATGAGCGTGGGGGTATTCATTTACTTTATCCATCACGTATCCGTATCTATCCAAGCCAATGAGGTGGCTGGGCGTATTGG
Above is a window of Dasania marina DSM 21967 DNA encoding:
- a CDS encoding sensor domain-containing diguanylate cyclase, with the protein product MRFDYRIVFIITGLLFTLSTSLTVVNYFVSVENIRSQLKDSSLPLTVDNIYTVIQKQIIEPNLISSMMANDTFMKDWLSHEEGETDKIARYLDTIQNKYKMSTTFLVSEKTMNYYTAKGLIEKIKSDNPNNAWYFDFKNIPEVNEINIDHNEFMGTSLFMFINHKIFDEDFHLLGVIGVGLKTSYIDDMLKRFRQDYKFNVYFVDDVGQLIISEKRENSPSYLDKMPDLKQLGLSFVSNGSQIYEYTKNNDMYLLNRKYIPELDLYLIVEAKIDDFTSKLEETFYFNIAVTLLLTLIITIIVLVYVRKMHRRLNDLANNDVLTGLPNRRTFNDKLEYFLLLIKRNKSPLSIVFLDVDNFKNINDSKGHDVGDKVLKKLAKLLNATVRSSDFVARWGGEEFIIMLADTNVDNASLIAEKLRSVIESCESLQSLVDFPVTASFGVTSIKNDDHIDDIFKRVDSALYQAKSEGKNRVIKA
- a CDS encoding carboxymuconolactone decarboxylase family protein yields the protein MAHLKPLEYCDIEDQDVRQSIEKYEELRGFVPNSIRTMARRPEIVKAFMALNQAVLYDGTVPEATKMLVSLATSLSSGCLYCQSHMTNLSSIYNVSDEKIADLLNYQESEKFSAAEKAALTIAFKAAGVPNEVEEADFTILKQHYDDGQIVEIVATIGLFGYLNRWNDTMATQIEMVPSNTTKRILTDWQEGKHA
- a CDS encoding OmpP1/FadL family transporter, whose product is MKVINKKLLAAAVLATLPLSAFATNGYFQHGYGIIAQGMGGAATAMTKDAMGGANNPASMVWVGNRIDLGVTVFSPKREAERRDNAMGLNGSSESGKNYFLLPGFGYNRLVNEKVSLGVTVYGNGGMDTHYASGTLFGGNANLLAGQGRLGVNLEQIVFAPTVAFKLGEHHSIGVSPLLTYQRFKAYGLSAFKGMSASPNNVTDKGRDDSTGVGVRIGWLSKINDSVSLGASYSPQTRMSKFNDYKGLFAQQGRFDLPENYSLGLAVAVTDTLSFAFDYQRINYSNVRAVGNASSILAPLGSDNGPGFGWHDINIYKAGVEYAVDTQLTLRAGYSHSDNPIHADDVTFNILAPGVIEDHATLGASWSYDNNSELSVAYTHAFSNSVSGTSIFGGTETIKMYQNSVGISYGLRF
- a CDS encoding YeeE/YedE family protein; amino-acid sequence: MTITTFTPWTGLLGGILIGLAAVAWLWLYGRVTGISGILGGLTLDRQPGERSWRGWYLLGLIVGAVIYQWLASAGLPGEHYQVDLQVGWPLTIVAGLLVGFGTRMGNGCTSGHGVCGLANTSVRSLAATATFMATGFLTVFIVRHVVGA
- a CDS encoding YeeE/YedE family protein, with product MKHKLPHAFIALLAGSLFGLGLGVSGMISPAKVLNFLDLAGHWDPSLAFVMGGAVLVAFPAFQLAKRGNRQPLLSDGFQLPSRKDIDGRLLGGAAIFGIGWGLGGLCPGPAIAALSSLQWPIVGFILAMIAGQWLADRCS
- a CDS encoding YbaN family protein — translated: MTRLLALILAYFFLALAIVGVFLPGLPTVPFLLLTAWFAARGSDRLHGWLYAHPHLGKLLIDWEQQGAVSRTSKVIAVLMLIISWAVMLNRLDNIWLLTAIAILFITIAMYLISRPEPHKAG
- a CDS encoding putative transporter small subunit, whose translation is METFILALYVLIWPLVSLAVLAVIGVATVKDIRAARREKRELV